From a single Leishmania major strain Friedlin complete genome, chromosome 27 genomic region:
- a CDS encoding putative GTP binding protein (previous protein_id=AAZ09931.1), with amino-acid sequence MLRRSVVLWRRRAAGIVGLPNVGKSTLFNALTCSQIAKTGNFPFCTIDANTSKVPVVDPRLRQLAQFTQAEKVVDVEVDLTDVAGLIAGASKGAGLGNKFLADIRNCAVLLHTVRCFESSKEGFDTPNPLEDIHVILSELVLSDLEVVEKRMRKLQKMKTQDVEYSFLKRLQQWLEEGKSAADMPAKAKLTVAEKGLLQSYDLLSYKPMIFVLNVDERGVKDGNAFSREVEAAFGAERTCRVSVAIEEQTAQLASREEQLMFLEEYGINGPRGQVLMKHVYALLKLQSFFTVGPKMARGWTVAQGSTARQAAGEIHSDFEKNFVRAKVMAWDTFIGKPNLESAEMQMRTVNDRYVMQDGEVFIVEHNTQRG; translated from the coding sequence ATGCTGCGACGTAGCGTCGTGCTCTGGagacggcgcgctgctggtaTCGTGGGGCTACCGAATGTGGGCAAGTCCACCCTCTTTAACGCCCTCACGTGCAGCCAAATAGCAAAGACGGGAAACTTTCCATTCTGTACGATCGACGCGAACACGTCGAAGGTGCCGGTTGTCGATCcgcggctgcgccagctggcgcagTTCACTCAGGCAGAGAAGGTTGTCGACGTCGAGGTAGACTTGACAGACGTGGCGGGGCTGATCGCGGGAGCCTCGAAGGGGGCCGGGCTCGGCAATAAGTTCCTCGCTGACATCCGAAActgcgccgtgctgctgcatacggtgcgctgcttcgaGAGCTCCAAGGAAGGCTTCGACACCCCGAACCCTCTGGAGGACATTCATGTAATTCTGAGTGAGCTTGTCCTGTCGGACCTCGAGGTGGTGGAGAAGCGGATGCGCAAGCTACAAAAGATGAAGACGCAGGACGTTGAATACAGCTTCTTGAAGCGCCTCCAGCAGTGGCTGGAGGAGGGAAAGTCAGCAGCAGACATGCCTGCAAAGGCGAAGCTCACTGTGGCGGAGAAAGGCTTGCTACAGAGCTACGACTTGCTCTCCTACAAGCCCATGATATTTGTGCTGAACGTGGACGAGCGGGGCGTGAAGGATGGCAACGCCTTCTCGCGTGAGGTGGAGGCCGCCTTCGGAGCCGAGCGGACCTGCCGTGTGTCGGTCGCCATCGAGGAGCAGACGGCACAGCTTGCATCGCGTGAGGAACAGCTCATGTTCCTGGAAGAGTACGGCATCAACGGGCCGCGTGGCCAGGTACTGATGAAGCATGTGTACGCGCTACTCAAGCTTCAGTCTTTTTTCACAGTGGGGCCGAAGATGGCGCGTGGCTGGACAGTGGCGCAGGGCTcaacggcgcggcaggcAGCCGGTGAGATCCACTCCGACTTCGAGAAGAACTTTGTCCGTGCCAAGGTGATGGCATGGGACACGTTCATCGGGAAGCCGAACCTCGAGTCTGCGGAGATGCAGATGCGCACGGTGAACGACAGGTACGTGATGCAGGATGGCGAGGTGTTCATTGTAGAGCACAACACGCAGCGCGGGTAG
- a CDS encoding hypothetical protein (previous protein_id=AAZ09930.1) gives MPSSHTSLPFPSYGEQPARPPPAGVLSADLARPISVRELAQSRVPAVPPPPPATQTPRSRATTAGFAGFGVPTSSAVYAATSGVSTSQPLPAHADAGDLTSLAHRDIDHLSGRELYNYASHLRESSQQYGGYLSEAYAKRDQYRGEVARLKEELHNRYMEIDVLRREQERARDALLKVREDNAQLRQKLAEAEGHARNMQAKISVLSGADPSLAVHFYQSQLALKDAQLRELQQECERAAAASSQRRSSSTTAAEHGRRSANISGEGAAAPHTSPSCDLPSAEELKGGTEAASAALHTALEELQCLNTSLSHRLEDEHTAHKAALAAHAEASATATADRAELLDTIAQLRQQCADMQNVEDELVAALTLRAPISKKDYAALQASYDDLTAALAKAEAQVAALQENEQQHHHSAQQAQEELRRSLTTGLEERQSMQVRNEQMQSLVNHLEKELKLAERANQLRQEQLDAAISGNQQLAESLHVAQEQLLSATSELQDLRDTRESLESQHRELRQRIEELEQGDEHQRHQHGEAEAESEASQQRQELEAELARLRSQRDVLVGDRDDIVGDVRRLPDERRALLTSPPAHAEEQLQSRSSAVRAPLDVHADDGERQNQEDIAALEAAHRCIEQMKQTIAALQSERVRVEADLKAKVNTLEAELASQSRALAEAEAAAAAQQAHLEEVVMALRDELVATQAQEKMLRASEKAHQERCVEQQRAVEQMQAHVEELKTAARNAASSLSTPPPARPATAAESEQIAMNAALSSLAYQLEDAQHRVEELSAEHARTVEELARATRAVAELEARAAGAEGKREVMHTAAEVAEAELMARVAALTTENAQLKEKLSISRAAVTTFASRQTDGEGAAASLEERCAAEARRSEAAEAEASALRGTLDRTAAELAEVLQRSEDVQATLERTVARLAEQESLVGALSAESTRLQDELATAQRSVLLLTGERDALGEEAAGLRGELSAAEDRASDVAAAQQRLQVRLEEAEAAVRSKDVELSTALAALDRTASEMCDAEQRLQVYSEAKEQLAAEHARTVEELARATRAVAELEARAAGAEGKREVMHTAAEVAEAELMARVAALTTENAQLKEKLSISRAAVTTFASRQTDGEGAAASLEERCAAEARRSEAAEAEASALRGTLDRTAAELAEVLQRSEDVQATLERTVARLAEQESLVGALSAESTRLQDELATAQRSVLLLTGERDALGEEAAGLRGELSAAEDRASDVAAAQQRLQVRLEEAEAAVRSKDVELSTALAALDRTASEMCDAEQRLQVYSEAKEQLAAEHARTVEELARATRAVAELEARAAGAEGKREVMHTAAEVAEAELMARVAALTTENAQLKEKLSISRAAVTTFASRQTDGEGAAASLEERCAAEARRSEAAEAEASALRGTLDRTAAELAEVLQRSEDVQATLERTVARLAEEEELVEQLNYDASELSDARAALTEEVTRLQKALAAAVTDKADVLAQLLATQKELDRAAEVQDAQYRDEELLQNALATTTSAFDVQTKQVRLGMAHVVDMSRAFCRVAEVAVQRSAAGVDGAASTGANVQEILSPWARALEWVAAMEQRLETLDMGAMSNSLSRTDGRRERRRRRRGRTTELEGDNAVEMEANSGSHALSSSSLCRVVSINCAEAAFARLMDEQAAATNTIADLRRTLVDKEVDLTNLRSAMDALASDLISERDRADNLSAAIDDASEKIASAQAEFEEQLRQRTAATTAEVVEARRAEARATAAQLRAEEQLAVVEKDLKEQEGVLRKLQDENHRLTREADRLLRTSRLEPSSRVRSNVSGSVTPKSLSLSAASAEDAVQRFTTAPSTLEAVEQAQILQVSSLQADLLLSRRQARELEGREATLRQACAALEQQVSELRVEAAEAEHLREDMATLRADYAELEQRYSELERMAIAAGGGTMQELKQLRQQLKVREVELEELKARMRDLVLSKAAPELEAARRQEALRESLSGITTQLAATQAQYGGGTGGSSTVRSRRASLTAAVSNSDLLSLSSSRPSPQDVLTSRIEHLQTLVNDRDVALEKVQAAQLESRAAMDTLEDQLAAKTAALERAEGLVAEYADSVNNAFTMAAVVGRGNRGAGPTTVPPLSSEMGSPDAAALSASVPPLTPLTPRTRAAVNGQPHAAVAMASPAPRMPNLDEVADDSDGSGEGKQAGSAGPSTDSAPPPVTHRRTRASGSWRDGKSCPAHRPSSSTERSAPSSPSNVPGRKSFASASVPATTRKRARSRTNT, from the coding sequence ATGCCCAGCTCCCACACCTCTTTGCCTTTTCCTTCGTACGGTGAGCAACCCGCACGTCCACCGCCCGCTGGCGTGCTCTCTGCCGATCTTGCCCGACCGATTAGTGTGCGGGAGCTGGCGCAATCACGAGTGcctgcggtgccgccgcctccaccagcgacgcAGACACCACGATCTCGCGCCACGACAGCCGGCTTCGCGGGCTTTGGAGTACCCACGTCGTCGGCTGTTTACGCTGCTACCAGTGGTGTGTCGacgtcgcagccgctccccgCCCACGCGGACGCCGGCGACTTGACGTCGCTCGCCCACCGCGACATTGATCACCTCAGCGGCAGGGAGCTCTACAACTACGCCTCCCACTTGCGGGAATCATCGCAGCAGTACGGCGGGTACCTCTCGGAGGCGTACGCAAAGCGCGACCAGTACCGCGGCGAGGTTGCTCGCTtgaaggaggagctgcatAACCGGTACATGGAAATCGACGTGCTCCGGCGCGAGcaggagagggcgagggatGCCTTGCTGAAGGTGCGGGAGGACAATGCTCAACTGCGCCAGAAACTCGCCGAGGCCGAGGGACATGCCCGCAACATGCAGGCCAAGATATCCGTGCTGAGCGGCGCTgacccctccctcgctgtcCATTTCTATCAGTCTCAGTTGGCTCTGAAagatgcgcagctgcgggagctgcagcaggagtgCGAGagggcagctgctgcgtcgtcgcagcgccgcagctccAGCACTACTGCAGCTGAGCACGGCCGGCGAAGTGCGAACATCTCTGGTGagggtgctgcagcgcctcacacgtcgccgtcgtgtGATCTACCGAGCGCGGAGGAGTTGAAGGGTGGGACTGAAGCGgcgtctgctgcgctgcacacTGCGCTTGAGGAGCTCCAGTGCCTCAACACATCTCTCAGCCACCGCCTCGAAGACGAACACACAGCTCATAAAGCAGCGCTGGCCGCGCACGCTGAAGCGAGTGCCACTGCCACGGCCGATcgcgcagagctgctcgacacgattgcgcagctgcggcagcagtgcgcagATATGCAGAACGTGGAAGACGAGCTAGTGGCCGCCCTCACCCTGCGCGCGCCGATCTCAAAGAAAGACTACGCGGCACTCCAAGCGTCTTACGACGATCTCACTGCCGCCCTTGCCaaggcagaggcgcaggTAGCTGCACTCCAGGAgaacgagcagcagcaccatcacagcgcgcagcaggcCCAGGAGGAGCTTCGCCGCTCGCTCACCACTGGACTGGAGGAGCGACAGAGCATGCAAGTCCGCAACGAGCAGATGCAGTCTCTCGTCAATCATCTGGAGAAGGAGTTGAAGCTAGCAGAGCGTGCCAACCAACTGCGCCAAGAGCAGCTTGACGCGGCGATCAGCGGAAACCAGCAGCTCGCTGAGAGCCTTCATGtggcgcaggagcagctgctcagcGCTACCTCGGAGTTGCAGGATCTCCGCGACACCCGTGAGAGCCTCGAGTCCCAGCACCGTGAGCTTCGACAACGCATCGAGGAGCTCGAGCAGGGGGACGAGCACCAGCGGCATCAGCACGGCGAAGCAGAAGCGGAGAGCGAGGCatcacagcagcggcaggaatTGGAGGCTGAGCTCGCAAGGCTGCGCTCTCAGCGCGATGTTCTTGTCGGCGACCGCGATGACATCGTAGGTGATGTGCGACGCTTGCCAGACGAGCGGCGTGCCCTTCTCACATCACCACCAGCGCacgcggaggagcagctgcaaaGCCGCTCCTCGGCTGTGAGGGCGCCTCTCGACGTCCATGCAGATGATGGGGAAAGGCAAAACCAAGAGGACATCGCTGCCCTGGAGGCAGCGCACCGGTGCATCGAGCAGATGAAGCAGACCATAGCAGCCCTGCAGTcggagcgcgtgcgcgtggaggcTGACCTGAAGGCGAAGGTGAAcacgctggaggcggagctggcgtcgcAGTCCCGCGCGCTGgccgaggccgaggcggctgcagcagcgcagcaggcgcacctAGAGGAGGTCGTGATGGCTCTGAGGGACGAGCTGGTGGCCACGCAGGCGCAGGAAAAGATGCTCCGCGCTTCCGAGAAGGCGCACCAAGAGCGGTgtgtggagcagcagcgcgcggtgGAACAGATGCAAGCGCACGTTGAGGAGCTGAAGACGGCTGCACGGAATGCAGCAAGCAGCCTTtcgacaccgccgcccgcgcggcctgcgactgctgctgagTCGGAGCAGATTGCGATGAATGCTGCGCTGAGCTCGCTTGCATATCAGCTGGAGGACGCTCAGCACCGCGTCGAGGAGCTCTCagcagagcacgcgcgcacggtggaggagctggcgcgcgcgaCTCGCGCTGtagcggagctggaggcgcgtgctgcgggcGCGGAGGGCAAGCGCGAGGTCATgcacacggcagcggaggtCGCTGAAGCCGAGCTGAtggcgcgcgtggcggcgctgacgacggagaacgcgcagctgaaggagaagCTGTCGATCTCACGCGCCGCTGTGACGACGTTTGCGTCGAGGCAGACGGACGGTgagggcgctgctgcgtcgcttGAGgagcggtgcgcggcggaggcacggcgcagcgaggccgcggaggcggaggcgtcggcgctgcggggAACGCTGGACCGAACagctgcggagctggcggaggtgctgcagcgcagcgaggacgTGCAGGCGACGCTGGAGCGCACGGTGGCACGGCTCGCCGAGCAGGAGTCACTTGTGGGGGCTCTGAGTGCTGAGAGCACGCGACTGCAGGATGAGCTGGCTACTGCGCAGCGgtccgtgctgctgctcacggGCGAGCGTGACGCGCTTGGCGAAGAGGCGGCCGGACTTCGCGGAGAGCTCTCCGCGGCGGAGGACCGCGCGTCGGATGtggctgccgcgcagcagcgtctgcaggtGCGCCTAGAGGAAGCGGAGGCCGCGGTACGCAGCAAGGACGTTGAGCTCAGCACGGCGCTTGCTGCGCTGGACCGCACTGCTTCCGAGATGTGCGATGCCGAGCAGCGGCTACAGGTGTACtcggaggcgaaggagcagctggcggcagagcacgcgcgcacggtggaggagctggcgcgcgcgaCTCGCGCTGtagcggagctggaggcgcgtgctgcgggcGCGGAGGGCAAGCGCGAGGTCATgcacacggcagcggaggtCGCTGAAGCCGAGCTGAtggcgcgcgtggcggcgctgacgacggagaacgcgcagctgaaggagaagCTGTCGATCTCACGCGCCGCTGTGACGACGTTTGCGTCGAGGCAGACGGACGGTgagggcgctgctgcgtcgcttGAGgagcggtgcgcggcggaggcacggcgcagcgaggccgcggaggcggaggcgtcggcgctgcggggAACGCTGGACCGAACagctgcggagctggcggaggtgctgcagcgcagcgaggacgTGCAGGCGACGCTGGAGCGCACGGTGGCACGGCTCGCCGAGCAGGAGTCACTTGTGGGGGCTCTGAGTGCTGAGAGCACGCGACTGCAGGATGAGCTGGCTACTGCGCAGCGgtccgtgctgctgctcacggGCGAGCGTGACGCGCTTGGCGAAGAGGCGGCCGGACTTCGCGGAGAGCTCTCCGCGGCGGAGGACCGCGCGTCGGATGtggctgccgcgcagcagcgtctgcaggtGCGCCTAGAGGAAGCGGAGGCCGCGGTACGCAGCAAGGACGTTGAGCTCAGCACGGCGCTTGCTGCGCTGGACCGCACTGCTTCCGAGATGTGCGATGCCGAGCAGCGGCTACAGGTGTACtcggaggcgaaggagcagctggcggcagagcacgcgcgcacggtggaggagctggcgcgcgcgaCTCGCGCTGtagcggagctggaggcgcgtgctgcgggcGCGGAGGGCAAGCGCGAGGTCATgcacacggcagcggaggtCGCTGAAGCCGAGCTGAtggcgcgcgtggcggcgctgacgacggagaacgcgcagctgaaggagaagCTGTCGATCTCACGCGCCGCTGTGACGACGTTTGCGTCGAGGCAGACGGACGGTgagggcgctgctgcgtcgcttGAGgagcggtgcgcggcggaggcacggcgcagcgaggccgcggaggcggaggcgtcggcgctgcggggAACGCTGGACCGAACagctgcggagctggcggaggtgctgcagcgcagcgaggacgTGCAGGCGACGCTGGAGCGCACGGTGGCACGACTCGCTGAAGAAGAGGAGCTGGTTGAGCAGCTGAACTATGATGCATCGGAACTGAGTGACGCCCGGGCGGCACTCACGGAGGAGGTTACACGGCTGCagaaggcgctggcggccgcggtgacGGACAAGGCCGACGTGTTGGCGCAGCTCTTGGCGACACAGAAGGAGTTGGATCGcgcagcggaggtgcaggATGCACAATATCGTGATGAAGAGCTGCTACAGAATGCGCTGGCGACGACAACGTCTGCCTTTGATGTTCAAACTAAGCAGGTTCGCCTTGGCATGGCTCATGTGGTCGACATGTCAAGGGCGTTCTGCAGAGTCGCGGAGGTAGCGGTGCAACGGTCGGCTGCTGGGGTGGACGGCGCGGCGAGCACTGGAGCGAATGTACAGGAAATACTTTCGCCGTGGGCTCGAGCACTGGAGTGGGTCGCTGCCAtggagcagcgcctcgaAACGTTGGATATGGGTGCGATGTCGAACTCCTTAAGTAGGACAGACGGTCgacgcgagcggcggcggcgtcggcggggTCGCACCACGGAGTTAGAGGGCGACAACGCAGTGGAAATGGAGGCGAACAGCGGCTCACATGCCCTGAGCTCATCTTCTCTGTGTCGTGTTGTGTCCATCAACTGTGCAGAGGCGGCCTTTGCACGGTTGATGGATGAGCAGGCCGCCGCAACGAACACCATTGCGGACCTTCGAAGGACACTCGTGGACAAGGAGGTGGACCTGACCAACTTACGCTCTGCGATGGACGCACTAGCAAGCGACCTGATAAGTGAGCGAGACCGCGCCGACAACTTGTCTGCCGCCATTGATGACGCGTCGGAAAAGATCGCGTCGGCGCAGGCCGAGTTCGAGGAGCAGCTCAGGCAGAGAACGGCAGCCACCACAGCAGAGGTCGTGGAGGCGCGCCGTGCTGAAgcgcgcgccaccgcagcgcagctgcgcgcagAAGAGCAGCTGGCTGTGGTCGAGAAGGATCTAAAGGAACAGGAGGGTGTGCTGCGCAAGCTGCAGGACGAGAACCATCGACTTACCCGCGAGGCAGACCGGCTGCTACGCACCTCGCGTCTTGAGCCCAGTTCGCGTGTCCGCAGCAATGTAAGTGGCTCCGTTACGCCAAAGTCGCTGTCTCTGTCAGCTGCATCTGCCGAggacgcagtgcagcgctTCACAACGGCACCTTCCACTTTAGAGGCTGTCGAACAGGCTCAGATTCTGCAGGTGTCTAGCTTGCAGGCGGACCTCCTGCTCAGTCGCCGGCAGGCCCGCGAGCTGGAGGGACGagaggcgacgctgcggcaggccTGCGCGGCACTGGAGCAGCAGGTCAGTGAGCTGCGCGTCGAGGCTGCAGAAGCGGAGCACCTGCGTGAGGATATGGCGACGCTACGCGCTGACTAtgcggagctggagcagcgctACAGTGAGTTGGAGCGCATGGCGATAGCCGCGGGTGGCGGCACGATGCaggagctgaagcagctcCGCCAACAACTGAAGGTGCGGGAggtggagctggaggagctaAAGGCACGAATGCGGGACCTCGTGCTGAGCAAGGCCGCACCAGAGCTTgaggcggcacggcggcaggaggcgctgcgagaGAGCCTCAGCGGCATCACGACGCAGCTGGCTGCCACCCAGGCACAGTACGGTGGTGGCacaggcggcagcagcacggttCGGAGCCGTCGCGCTAGTCTCACTGCTGCCGTCAGCAACTCCGATCTCCTTAGTCTGTCCTCGTCGAGGCCGTCGCCGCAAGATGTGCTGACCTCCCGCATCGAGCACTTGCAAACTCTCGTAAACGACCGTGACGTGGCGCTCGAGAAGGTTCAGGCTGCTCAGCTTGAATCCCGCGCTGCCATGGACACGCTCGAGGATCAGCTGGCCGCCAAGACAGCCGCCTTAGAGCGCGCTGAAGGCCTTGTCGCCGAATACGCGGACAGTGTCAACAACGCTTTCACCATGGCTGCAGTGGTAGGGCGCGGTAACCGTGGCGCAGGCCCCACCACGGTTCCTCCTCTGAGCAGCGAGATGGGCAGTCcggatgcagcggcgctaTCGGCTTCTGTGCCGCCACTGACCCCGCTGACGCCGCGAACTCGCGCTGCCGTCAATGGACAGccgcacgccgccgtcgccatggCGTCACCAGCACCGCGCATGCCGAACCTCGACGAGGTCGCAGACGACAGCGATGGTAGCGGCGAAGGCAAGCAGGCGGGCTCTGCGGGCCCCTCGACCGattcagcgccgcccccggTGACTCACCGACGAACCCGCGCTAGCGGTAGCTGGAGGGACGGAAAGAGTTGCCCTGCCCATCGCCCATCGTCCTCGACCGAGCGGAGtgcgccatcgtcgccgtcgaaTGTCCCCGGGCGCAAGTCTTTTGCGAGCGCCTCTGTGCCGGCCACTACTCGGAAGCGAGCTCGCTCCCGCACCAACACATAG